In one Hypomesus transpacificus isolate Combined female chromosome 18, fHypTra1, whole genome shotgun sequence genomic region, the following are encoded:
- the LOC124480280 gene encoding deoxynucleoside triphosphate triphosphohydrolase SAMHD1-like isoform X4 produces the protein MGVSSSLLHKSTLTSLPGVIPKNQLPYHISSLVPFISFLKMICSKCSTPADCQFNVEGKVFNDPIHGLVPMHPLLVRIIDTPQFQRLRYIKQLGGGCYVYPGASHNRFEHSIGVSHLAGRLVKELKEQQPELQITCRDFLCVQIAGLCHDLGHGPFSHLFDGMFIPKVIVGSTWKHENASVAMFDHLVSKNTLEMEQHGLVLPKDLDFIKEQIAGKWPYQGRPEKSFLYDIIANKRNGVDVDKWDYFARDSYYLGLQSNFDHDRFIKFARVCEVDGESQICTRDKEVDNLYDMFHTRFSLHRRAYQHKVVEAIQLMIRDALVEANPFILIEGSGGGMFRMSEAIDDMEAYTKLTDHVFEQILHSPSPELDKARKILERITHRHLYKCVGQILQDRVTDNLEDEVMDKVKKWQSDVASKMNLDANDFERCVVKIDYGMKENDPIDQMRFYSKKEPTKAFKISKDQVLYLKPERFSQHQIRIFYKNETDEETMQNIKDDWSGSFPESHDEPQNE, from the exons ATGGGAGTGTCCTCCTCATTACTGCATAAAAGCACACTTACATCTCTACCTGGCGTTATTCCGAAAAATCAGTTACCTTACCACATCAGTTCACTAGTGCCGTTTATTTCATTCCTCAAAATGATTTGCTCCAAATGCTCAACTCCCGCTGACTGCCAGTTCAATGTGGAGGGAAAG GTGTTCAACGATCCCATACATGGGCTTGTGCCAATGCACCCTTTGCTGGTCCGCATCATTGACACACCCCAGTTCCAGAGGCTTCGCTACATCAAGCAGCTTGGAGGGGGCTGCTACGTCTATCCTGGGGCCTCCCACAACCGCTTTGAGCACTCCATAGG AGTGAGTcacctggcagggagactggtcAAGGAGCTGAAAGAGCAGCAGCCAGAACTTCAAATCACTTGCAGAGACTTCCTCTGTGTGCAGATTGCTGGCCTCTGCCATGACCTGG gACATGGCCCTTTCTCCCATTTGTTTGATGGGATGTTTATCCCCAAAGTCATTGTTGGAAGTACATGGAAG CATGAGAATGCGTCCGTCGCCAtgtttgaccaccttgtctcCAAAAATACAttggagatggagcagcatggtCTGGTCCTGCCTAAAGACCTGGACTTCATCAAGGAACAAATTGCTGGGAAG TGGCCTTACCAAGGCAGACCAGAGAAGTCTTTCCTGTATGATATCATAGCCAATAAAAGAAACGGTGTTGATGTTGATAAATGGGACTACTTTGCCAG ggactcCTACTACCTAGGTCTTCAGAGTAACTTTGACCATGACCGCTTTATCAAATTTGCCCGAGTCTGCGAGGTGGATGGGGAGTCTCAGATCTGTACCAGAGACAAG gAAGTGGACAACCTGTATGACATGTTCCACACCCGATTCAGCCTCCACAGACGAGCCTACCAGCACAAAGTGGTAGAAGCCATTCAGCTCAT GATCAGAGATGCCCTTGTCGAAGCAAATCCTTTCATCTTGATTGAAGGCTCTGGGGGGGGAATGTTCAGAATGTCAGAGGCCATAGATGACATGGAGGCCTACACTAAACTCACAG ATCATGTATTTGAGCAgatcctccactccccctctcctgaacTGGATAAGGCAAGAAAGATTCTAGAGAGAATCACCCACCGACATCTCTACAAGTGTGTGGGCCAGATCTTACAG GACAGGGTCACGGACAACTTGGAGGACGAGGTCATGGACAAGGTCAAGAAATGGCAAAGTGACGTGGCGAGTAAAATGAATTTGGATGCGAATGACTTTGAACGTTGT GTCGTCAAAATTGACTATGGGATGAAAGAGAACGACCCCATTGACCAAATGCGCTTCTACAGTAAGAAGGAACCTACCAAAGCTTTCAAAATCTCCAAAGACCAG GTGTTATACCTCAAGCCAGAGAGATTTTCACAGCATCAGATCAGGATCTTCTATAAGAATGAGACTGATGAAGAGACTATGCAGAACATTAAGGATGACTGGAGCGGCAGCTTCCCCGAATCACAT GATGAACCCCAGAATGAGTGA
- the LOC124480280 gene encoding deoxynucleoside triphosphate triphosphohydrolase SAMHD1-like isoform X3 translates to MGVSSSLLHKSTLTSLPGVIPKNQLPYHISSLVPFISFLKMICSKCSTPADCQFNVEGKVFNDPIHGLVPMHPLLVRIIDTPQFQRLRYIKQLGGGCYVYPGASHNRFEHSIGVSHLAGRLVKELKEQQPELQITCRDFLCVQIAGLCHDLGHGPFSHLFDGMFIPKVIVGSTWKHENASVAMFDHLVSKNTLEMEQHGLVLPKDLDFIKEQIAGKWPYQGRPEKSFLYDIIANKRNGVDVDKWDYFARDSYYLGLQSNFDHDRFIKFARVCEVDGESQICTRDKEVDNLYDMFHTRFSLHRRAYQHKVVEAIQLMIRDALVEANPFILIEGSGGGMFRMSEAIDDMEAYTKLTDHVFEQILHSPSPELDKARKILERITHRHLYKCVGQILQVCGGIKDRVTDNLEDEVMDKVKKWQSDVASKMNLDANDFERCVVKIDYGMKENDPIDQMRFYSKKEPTKAFKISKDQVLYLKPERFSQHQIRIFYKNETDEETMQNIKDDWSGSFPESHDEPQNE, encoded by the exons ATGGGAGTGTCCTCCTCATTACTGCATAAAAGCACACTTACATCTCTACCTGGCGTTATTCCGAAAAATCAGTTACCTTACCACATCAGTTCACTAGTGCCGTTTATTTCATTCCTCAAAATGATTTGCTCCAAATGCTCAACTCCCGCTGACTGCCAGTTCAATGTGGAGGGAAAG GTGTTCAACGATCCCATACATGGGCTTGTGCCAATGCACCCTTTGCTGGTCCGCATCATTGACACACCCCAGTTCCAGAGGCTTCGCTACATCAAGCAGCTTGGAGGGGGCTGCTACGTCTATCCTGGGGCCTCCCACAACCGCTTTGAGCACTCCATAGG AGTGAGTcacctggcagggagactggtcAAGGAGCTGAAAGAGCAGCAGCCAGAACTTCAAATCACTTGCAGAGACTTCCTCTGTGTGCAGATTGCTGGCCTCTGCCATGACCTGG gACATGGCCCTTTCTCCCATTTGTTTGATGGGATGTTTATCCCCAAAGTCATTGTTGGAAGTACATGGAAG CATGAGAATGCGTCCGTCGCCAtgtttgaccaccttgtctcCAAAAATACAttggagatggagcagcatggtCTGGTCCTGCCTAAAGACCTGGACTTCATCAAGGAACAAATTGCTGGGAAG TGGCCTTACCAAGGCAGACCAGAGAAGTCTTTCCTGTATGATATCATAGCCAATAAAAGAAACGGTGTTGATGTTGATAAATGGGACTACTTTGCCAG ggactcCTACTACCTAGGTCTTCAGAGTAACTTTGACCATGACCGCTTTATCAAATTTGCCCGAGTCTGCGAGGTGGATGGGGAGTCTCAGATCTGTACCAGAGACAAG gAAGTGGACAACCTGTATGACATGTTCCACACCCGATTCAGCCTCCACAGACGAGCCTACCAGCACAAAGTGGTAGAAGCCATTCAGCTCAT GATCAGAGATGCCCTTGTCGAAGCAAATCCTTTCATCTTGATTGAAGGCTCTGGGGGGGGAATGTTCAGAATGTCAGAGGCCATAGATGACATGGAGGCCTACACTAAACTCACAG ATCATGTATTTGAGCAgatcctccactccccctctcctgaacTGGATAAGGCAAGAAAGATTCTAGAGAGAATCACCCACCGACATCTCTACAAGTGTGTGGGCCAGATCTTACAGGTGTGTGGGGGTATAAAG GACAGGGTCACGGACAACTTGGAGGACGAGGTCATGGACAAGGTCAAGAAATGGCAAAGTGACGTGGCGAGTAAAATGAATTTGGATGCGAATGACTTTGAACGTTGT GTCGTCAAAATTGACTATGGGATGAAAGAGAACGACCCCATTGACCAAATGCGCTTCTACAGTAAGAAGGAACCTACCAAAGCTTTCAAAATCTCCAAAGACCAG GTGTTATACCTCAAGCCAGAGAGATTTTCACAGCATCAGATCAGGATCTTCTATAAGAATGAGACTGATGAAGAGACTATGCAGAACATTAAGGATGACTGGAGCGGCAGCTTCCCCGAATCACAT GATGAACCCCAGAATGAGTGA
- the LOC124480280 gene encoding deoxynucleoside triphosphate triphosphohydrolase SAMHD1-like isoform X1, translating to MGVSSSLLHKSTLTSLPGVIPKNQLPYHISSLVPFISFLKMICSKCSTPADCQFNVEGKVFNDPIHGLVPMHPLLVRIIDTPQFQRLRYIKQLGGGCYVYPGASHNRFEHSIGVSHLAGRLVKELKEQQPELQITCRDFLCVQIAGLCHDLGHGPFSHLFDGMFIPKVIVGSTWKHENASVAMFDHLVSKNTLEMEQHGLVLPKDLDFIKEQIAGKWPYQGRPEKSFLYDIIANKRNGVDVDKWDYFARDSYYLGLQSNFDHDRFIKFARVCEVDGESQICTRDKEVDNLYDMFHTRFSLHRRAYQHKVVEAIQLMIRDALVEANPFILIEGSGGGMFRMSEAIDDMEAYTKLTDHVFEQILHSPSPELDKARKILERITHRHLYKCVGQILQVCGGIKDRVTDNLEDEVMDKVKKWQSDVASKMNLDANDFERCVVKIDYGMKENDPIDQMRFYSKKEPTKAFKISKDQVLYLKPERFSQHQIRIFYKNETDEETMQNIKDDWSGSFPESHVTGPNPLSRQNIRVGMFISKSR from the exons ATGGGAGTGTCCTCCTCATTACTGCATAAAAGCACACTTACATCTCTACCTGGCGTTATTCCGAAAAATCAGTTACCTTACCACATCAGTTCACTAGTGCCGTTTATTTCATTCCTCAAAATGATTTGCTCCAAATGCTCAACTCCCGCTGACTGCCAGTTCAATGTGGAGGGAAAG GTGTTCAACGATCCCATACATGGGCTTGTGCCAATGCACCCTTTGCTGGTCCGCATCATTGACACACCCCAGTTCCAGAGGCTTCGCTACATCAAGCAGCTTGGAGGGGGCTGCTACGTCTATCCTGGGGCCTCCCACAACCGCTTTGAGCACTCCATAGG AGTGAGTcacctggcagggagactggtcAAGGAGCTGAAAGAGCAGCAGCCAGAACTTCAAATCACTTGCAGAGACTTCCTCTGTGTGCAGATTGCTGGCCTCTGCCATGACCTGG gACATGGCCCTTTCTCCCATTTGTTTGATGGGATGTTTATCCCCAAAGTCATTGTTGGAAGTACATGGAAG CATGAGAATGCGTCCGTCGCCAtgtttgaccaccttgtctcCAAAAATACAttggagatggagcagcatggtCTGGTCCTGCCTAAAGACCTGGACTTCATCAAGGAACAAATTGCTGGGAAG TGGCCTTACCAAGGCAGACCAGAGAAGTCTTTCCTGTATGATATCATAGCCAATAAAAGAAACGGTGTTGATGTTGATAAATGGGACTACTTTGCCAG ggactcCTACTACCTAGGTCTTCAGAGTAACTTTGACCATGACCGCTTTATCAAATTTGCCCGAGTCTGCGAGGTGGATGGGGAGTCTCAGATCTGTACCAGAGACAAG gAAGTGGACAACCTGTATGACATGTTCCACACCCGATTCAGCCTCCACAGACGAGCCTACCAGCACAAAGTGGTAGAAGCCATTCAGCTCAT GATCAGAGATGCCCTTGTCGAAGCAAATCCTTTCATCTTGATTGAAGGCTCTGGGGGGGGAATGTTCAGAATGTCAGAGGCCATAGATGACATGGAGGCCTACACTAAACTCACAG ATCATGTATTTGAGCAgatcctccactccccctctcctgaacTGGATAAGGCAAGAAAGATTCTAGAGAGAATCACCCACCGACATCTCTACAAGTGTGTGGGCCAGATCTTACAGGTGTGTGGGGGTATAAAG GACAGGGTCACGGACAACTTGGAGGACGAGGTCATGGACAAGGTCAAGAAATGGCAAAGTGACGTGGCGAGTAAAATGAATTTGGATGCGAATGACTTTGAACGTTGT GTCGTCAAAATTGACTATGGGATGAAAGAGAACGACCCCATTGACCAAATGCGCTTCTACAGTAAGAAGGAACCTACCAAAGCTTTCAAAATCTCCAAAGACCAG GTGTTATACCTCAAGCCAGAGAGATTTTCACAGCATCAGATCAGGATCTTCTATAAGAATGAGACTGATGAAGAGACTATGCAGAACATTAAGGATGACTGGAGCGGCAGCTTCCCCGAATCACAT GTCACAGGACCAAATCCACTCTCCAGGCAGAATATCAGGGTTGGTATGTTTATTTCCAAGAGCAGATGA
- the LOC124480280 gene encoding deoxynucleoside triphosphate triphosphohydrolase SAMHD1-like isoform X2, which yields MGVSSSLLHKSTLTSLPGVIPKNQLPYHISSLVPFISFLKMICSKCSTPADCQFNVEGKVFNDPIHGLVPMHPLLVRIIDTPQFQRLRYIKQLGGGCYVYPGASHNRFEHSIGVSHLAGRLVKELKEQQPELQITCRDFLCVQIAGLCHDLGHGPFSHLFDGMFIPKVIVGSTWKHENASVAMFDHLVSKNTLEMEQHGLVLPKDLDFIKEQIAGKWPYQGRPEKSFLYDIIANKRNGVDVDKWDYFARDSYYLGLQSNFDHDRFIKFARVCEVDGESQICTRDKEVDNLYDMFHTRFSLHRRAYQHKVVEAIQLMIRDALVEANPFILIEGSGGGMFRMSEAIDDMEAYTKLTDHVFEQILHSPSPELDKARKILERITHRHLYKCVGQILQDRVTDNLEDEVMDKVKKWQSDVASKMNLDANDFERCVVKIDYGMKENDPIDQMRFYSKKEPTKAFKISKDQVLYLKPERFSQHQIRIFYKNETDEETMQNIKDDWSGSFPESHVTGPNPLSRQNIRVGMFISKSR from the exons ATGGGAGTGTCCTCCTCATTACTGCATAAAAGCACACTTACATCTCTACCTGGCGTTATTCCGAAAAATCAGTTACCTTACCACATCAGTTCACTAGTGCCGTTTATTTCATTCCTCAAAATGATTTGCTCCAAATGCTCAACTCCCGCTGACTGCCAGTTCAATGTGGAGGGAAAG GTGTTCAACGATCCCATACATGGGCTTGTGCCAATGCACCCTTTGCTGGTCCGCATCATTGACACACCCCAGTTCCAGAGGCTTCGCTACATCAAGCAGCTTGGAGGGGGCTGCTACGTCTATCCTGGGGCCTCCCACAACCGCTTTGAGCACTCCATAGG AGTGAGTcacctggcagggagactggtcAAGGAGCTGAAAGAGCAGCAGCCAGAACTTCAAATCACTTGCAGAGACTTCCTCTGTGTGCAGATTGCTGGCCTCTGCCATGACCTGG gACATGGCCCTTTCTCCCATTTGTTTGATGGGATGTTTATCCCCAAAGTCATTGTTGGAAGTACATGGAAG CATGAGAATGCGTCCGTCGCCAtgtttgaccaccttgtctcCAAAAATACAttggagatggagcagcatggtCTGGTCCTGCCTAAAGACCTGGACTTCATCAAGGAACAAATTGCTGGGAAG TGGCCTTACCAAGGCAGACCAGAGAAGTCTTTCCTGTATGATATCATAGCCAATAAAAGAAACGGTGTTGATGTTGATAAATGGGACTACTTTGCCAG ggactcCTACTACCTAGGTCTTCAGAGTAACTTTGACCATGACCGCTTTATCAAATTTGCCCGAGTCTGCGAGGTGGATGGGGAGTCTCAGATCTGTACCAGAGACAAG gAAGTGGACAACCTGTATGACATGTTCCACACCCGATTCAGCCTCCACAGACGAGCCTACCAGCACAAAGTGGTAGAAGCCATTCAGCTCAT GATCAGAGATGCCCTTGTCGAAGCAAATCCTTTCATCTTGATTGAAGGCTCTGGGGGGGGAATGTTCAGAATGTCAGAGGCCATAGATGACATGGAGGCCTACACTAAACTCACAG ATCATGTATTTGAGCAgatcctccactccccctctcctgaacTGGATAAGGCAAGAAAGATTCTAGAGAGAATCACCCACCGACATCTCTACAAGTGTGTGGGCCAGATCTTACAG GACAGGGTCACGGACAACTTGGAGGACGAGGTCATGGACAAGGTCAAGAAATGGCAAAGTGACGTGGCGAGTAAAATGAATTTGGATGCGAATGACTTTGAACGTTGT GTCGTCAAAATTGACTATGGGATGAAAGAGAACGACCCCATTGACCAAATGCGCTTCTACAGTAAGAAGGAACCTACCAAAGCTTTCAAAATCTCCAAAGACCAG GTGTTATACCTCAAGCCAGAGAGATTTTCACAGCATCAGATCAGGATCTTCTATAAGAATGAGACTGATGAAGAGACTATGCAGAACATTAAGGATGACTGGAGCGGCAGCTTCCCCGAATCACAT GTCACAGGACCAAATCCACTCTCCAGGCAGAATATCAGGGTTGGTATGTTTATTTCCAAGAGCAGATGA
- the LOC124480280 gene encoding deoxynucleoside triphosphate triphosphohydrolase SAMHD1-like isoform X5: MLSNAYASTRLIQKVFNDPIHGLVPMHPLLVRIIDTPQFQRLRYIKQLGGGCYVYPGASHNRFEHSIGVSHLAGRLVKELKEQQPELQITCRDFLCVQIAGLCHDLGHGPFSHLFDGMFIPKVIVGSTWKHENASVAMFDHLVSKNTLEMEQHGLVLPKDLDFIKEQIAGKWPYQGRPEKSFLYDIIANKRNGVDVDKWDYFARDSYYLGLQSNFDHDRFIKFARVCEVDGESQICTRDKEVDNLYDMFHTRFSLHRRAYQHKVVEAIQLMIRDALVEANPFILIEGSGGGMFRMSEAIDDMEAYTKLTDHVFEQILHSPSPELDKARKILERITHRHLYKCVGQILQVCGGIKDRVTDNLEDEVMDKVKKWQSDVASKMNLDANDFERCVVKIDYGMKENDPIDQMRFYSKKEPTKAFKISKDQVLYLKPERFSQHQIRIFYKNETDEETMQNIKDDWSGSFPESHVTGPNPLSRQNIRVGMFISKSR; this comes from the exons ATGCTCTCCAACGCTTATGCCAGTACTCGACTAATCCAAAAG GTGTTCAACGATCCCATACATGGGCTTGTGCCAATGCACCCTTTGCTGGTCCGCATCATTGACACACCCCAGTTCCAGAGGCTTCGCTACATCAAGCAGCTTGGAGGGGGCTGCTACGTCTATCCTGGGGCCTCCCACAACCGCTTTGAGCACTCCATAGG AGTGAGTcacctggcagggagactggtcAAGGAGCTGAAAGAGCAGCAGCCAGAACTTCAAATCACTTGCAGAGACTTCCTCTGTGTGCAGATTGCTGGCCTCTGCCATGACCTGG gACATGGCCCTTTCTCCCATTTGTTTGATGGGATGTTTATCCCCAAAGTCATTGTTGGAAGTACATGGAAG CATGAGAATGCGTCCGTCGCCAtgtttgaccaccttgtctcCAAAAATACAttggagatggagcagcatggtCTGGTCCTGCCTAAAGACCTGGACTTCATCAAGGAACAAATTGCTGGGAAG TGGCCTTACCAAGGCAGACCAGAGAAGTCTTTCCTGTATGATATCATAGCCAATAAAAGAAACGGTGTTGATGTTGATAAATGGGACTACTTTGCCAG ggactcCTACTACCTAGGTCTTCAGAGTAACTTTGACCATGACCGCTTTATCAAATTTGCCCGAGTCTGCGAGGTGGATGGGGAGTCTCAGATCTGTACCAGAGACAAG gAAGTGGACAACCTGTATGACATGTTCCACACCCGATTCAGCCTCCACAGACGAGCCTACCAGCACAAAGTGGTAGAAGCCATTCAGCTCAT GATCAGAGATGCCCTTGTCGAAGCAAATCCTTTCATCTTGATTGAAGGCTCTGGGGGGGGAATGTTCAGAATGTCAGAGGCCATAGATGACATGGAGGCCTACACTAAACTCACAG ATCATGTATTTGAGCAgatcctccactccccctctcctgaacTGGATAAGGCAAGAAAGATTCTAGAGAGAATCACCCACCGACATCTCTACAAGTGTGTGGGCCAGATCTTACAGGTGTGTGGGGGTATAAAG GACAGGGTCACGGACAACTTGGAGGACGAGGTCATGGACAAGGTCAAGAAATGGCAAAGTGACGTGGCGAGTAAAATGAATTTGGATGCGAATGACTTTGAACGTTGT GTCGTCAAAATTGACTATGGGATGAAAGAGAACGACCCCATTGACCAAATGCGCTTCTACAGTAAGAAGGAACCTACCAAAGCTTTCAAAATCTCCAAAGACCAG GTGTTATACCTCAAGCCAGAGAGATTTTCACAGCATCAGATCAGGATCTTCTATAAGAATGAGACTGATGAAGAGACTATGCAGAACATTAAGGATGACTGGAGCGGCAGCTTCCCCGAATCACAT GTCACAGGACCAAATCCACTCTCCAGGCAGAATATCAGGGTTGGTATGTTTATTTCCAAGAGCAGATGA
- the LOC124480280 gene encoding deoxynucleoside triphosphate triphosphohydrolase SAMHD1-like isoform X6, producing the protein MHPLLVRIIDTPQFQRLRYIKQLGGGCYVYPGASHNRFEHSIGVSHLAGRLVKELKEQQPELQITCRDFLCVQIAGLCHDLGHGPFSHLFDGMFIPKVIVGSTWKHENASVAMFDHLVSKNTLEMEQHGLVLPKDLDFIKEQIAGKWPYQGRPEKSFLYDIIANKRNGVDVDKWDYFARDSYYLGLQSNFDHDRFIKFARVCEVDGESQICTRDKEVDNLYDMFHTRFSLHRRAYQHKVVEAIQLMIRDALVEANPFILIEGSGGGMFRMSEAIDDMEAYTKLTDHVFEQILHSPSPELDKARKILERITHRHLYKCVGQILQVCGGIKDRVTDNLEDEVMDKVKKWQSDVASKMNLDANDFERCVVKIDYGMKENDPIDQMRFYSKKEPTKAFKISKDQVLYLKPERFSQHQIRIFYKNETDEETMQNIKDDWSGSFPESHVTGPNPLSRQNIRVGMFISKSR; encoded by the exons ATGCACCCTTTGCTGGTCCGCATCATTGACACACCCCAGTTCCAGAGGCTTCGCTACATCAAGCAGCTTGGAGGGGGCTGCTACGTCTATCCTGGGGCCTCCCACAACCGCTTTGAGCACTCCATAGG AGTGAGTcacctggcagggagactggtcAAGGAGCTGAAAGAGCAGCAGCCAGAACTTCAAATCACTTGCAGAGACTTCCTCTGTGTGCAGATTGCTGGCCTCTGCCATGACCTGG gACATGGCCCTTTCTCCCATTTGTTTGATGGGATGTTTATCCCCAAAGTCATTGTTGGAAGTACATGGAAG CATGAGAATGCGTCCGTCGCCAtgtttgaccaccttgtctcCAAAAATACAttggagatggagcagcatggtCTGGTCCTGCCTAAAGACCTGGACTTCATCAAGGAACAAATTGCTGGGAAG TGGCCTTACCAAGGCAGACCAGAGAAGTCTTTCCTGTATGATATCATAGCCAATAAAAGAAACGGTGTTGATGTTGATAAATGGGACTACTTTGCCAG ggactcCTACTACCTAGGTCTTCAGAGTAACTTTGACCATGACCGCTTTATCAAATTTGCCCGAGTCTGCGAGGTGGATGGGGAGTCTCAGATCTGTACCAGAGACAAG gAAGTGGACAACCTGTATGACATGTTCCACACCCGATTCAGCCTCCACAGACGAGCCTACCAGCACAAAGTGGTAGAAGCCATTCAGCTCAT GATCAGAGATGCCCTTGTCGAAGCAAATCCTTTCATCTTGATTGAAGGCTCTGGGGGGGGAATGTTCAGAATGTCAGAGGCCATAGATGACATGGAGGCCTACACTAAACTCACAG ATCATGTATTTGAGCAgatcctccactccccctctcctgaacTGGATAAGGCAAGAAAGATTCTAGAGAGAATCACCCACCGACATCTCTACAAGTGTGTGGGCCAGATCTTACAGGTGTGTGGGGGTATAAAG GACAGGGTCACGGACAACTTGGAGGACGAGGTCATGGACAAGGTCAAGAAATGGCAAAGTGACGTGGCGAGTAAAATGAATTTGGATGCGAATGACTTTGAACGTTGT GTCGTCAAAATTGACTATGGGATGAAAGAGAACGACCCCATTGACCAAATGCGCTTCTACAGTAAGAAGGAACCTACCAAAGCTTTCAAAATCTCCAAAGACCAG GTGTTATACCTCAAGCCAGAGAGATTTTCACAGCATCAGATCAGGATCTTCTATAAGAATGAGACTGATGAAGAGACTATGCAGAACATTAAGGATGACTGGAGCGGCAGCTTCCCCGAATCACAT GTCACAGGACCAAATCCACTCTCCAGGCAGAATATCAGGGTTGGTATGTTTATTTCCAAGAGCAGATGA